CAAGTATAATTTGTCTGGAATAACGTTCCAACTCTTTCCTGTTCATTTCATTTGTTTACATAAAACTATCCCAATCTTTCCACACCGGCTCGTAACCTTTACTTGTAATAACCTCTGCTATTTGCTTTGGAGACCTTTCATCGGAAATTTCAAACTGTTCCAAAGATTCCATTGCACAATAATATCCGCCCGGATTAGTCTTCGACCCGGCACTCATAGACGTAATTCCCAATTGAAATATATGGTTCCTGAAATTCTCCGACTCCCTTGTAGAAATCGATAGCTCAACTTCTTCATTAAAAATTCTGTAGGCGCAGATTAACTGTACCAATTCCCTGTCAGACATTTCTACTTTAGGCTCCAGACCCCCGCTAAAAGGTCTCAGTCTTGGAAAAGACAGACTGTATTTTGTTTGCCAATAAGTTTTTTCCAGATAATCTACATGCAATGCCGTAAAAAAGTTATCGGTGCGCCAGTCTTCCAAACCTATCAATACACCCAGTCCCATTTTATGGATATTAGCTCTTCCCAATCTATCAGGCGTTTCAAGGCGATAAAGGAAATTCGACTTCTTACCTTTAGGATGGTGTTTTTTATAGTCCTCCTGATGATAAGTTTCCTGATAAACCAAAACTGTATTCAGCCCTAAAGGAATCAGTTCCTCATAGTCTTGCTGATCCAATGGCTGCACCTCCATAGAGATATGAGAAAAATGTGGACGAACCAGTTTCAGGGCTTGTTTAAAGTACTCAACACCTACCGTTAAATTCGCTTCACCACTTACCAGCAAAACATGATTATAGCCCATTTTCTTGATAACACTTACTTCCTGCATCAGTTCTATAGGAGACAATGTTTTGCGTTTTATTTTATTATCCAGGCTAAAACCGCAATAAGTGCATATGTTATTACACTCATTAGAAAGATAAAGCGGAATATACATCTGTATAGTCTTACCAAAGCGCTTTTGCGTCAAGTTCTGACTCAACTTAGCCATAGGCTCCAGATAAGACGAAGCTGCCGGTGAAATAAGTGCCTTAAAATCTTCCAGACTACGAACGGATTTGTGTAAAGCCTCTTCTACTTCTATTTTTGTCTTTCCGTAAATAGATTCCTTTACTTCGCTCCATTTATATTGTTCAAAACAATCTTTAAAGCTATTCATCTAAAAAAGAAGTTAAGGGACTACTTGCTACTGCAAAATCGCTGAGTTTACTCAATTTAGCTTCATAAGCCATCCGACCGCTAATTACTGCCAGTTTAAAAGCTTCAGCCATTTTTACCGGATCCGCGGAAACTGCAATGGCGGTGTTCACCAGAACAGCATCTGCCCCCATTTCCATTGCCTTTGCGGCATCAGACGGAGCTCCAATTCCAGCGTCAACAATTACAGGAACCTTGCTTTGCGCAATAATAATTTCCAGAAAATCGAAAGTCTTTAAGCCTTTATTACTACCGATTGGCGCCCCCAAAGGCATTACTGCGGCTGTCCCGACCTCTTCCAATCGTTTACACAATACCGGATCAGCATGGATGTAAGGTAATACGACAAATCCCATTTTCGCCAATGCTTCTGTTGCTAAGAGGGTTTCTATAGGGTCTGGCATAAGATATTTAGGATCCGGATGGATTTCCAGTTTCACCCAATCGGTTTCCAACGCTTGCCTGGCCAGTTCTGCTGCAAAAACTGCTTCTTTTGCATTCCGAACACCCGATGTATTAGGTAGCAAATTAATCCTCGGATGCTTCAAATGCCGCAATATATCATCTTCCTTCGAATGCATATCGACCCTCTTTAAAGCCACTGTTGCCAGTTCAGAGCCCGAAGCTCTAATAGAAGCCTCCATTTGTTCATTAGAACTGTATTTACCCGTTCCGATAAATAACCTCGATTGAAATTCCTTATCTGCTATTTTCATTTTATCTATTTAAAATTGATTTCTTTCACTGTTTCAACAGCATACCGAATATATCCTCAGGATTAGAAAGTGAGTTTAATAAGCCGGAAATGGCAAAGCCATAAATACCAAGCTTGCTTAAAGCCCTCATATCTTTAATTTGAATACCACCTATCGCTATGATTGGAATATTAATACCTGATACTTTCATTTGAGCAAGAATCTGTTCATAACTCAAAAGACCAAGAATGGGGCTCAATTTTTCTTTAGTTTGTGTGAATGCATAAGGCCCCAAGCCAATATAATCAACCTGTTCCCCGCTACGCTTTACCACATCGTCAAAAGTATTGGCTGTACCACCAATTATTTTATCCCAACCTAAAATCTCTCTTGCCACAGTAACACTTCCGTCCTGAAG
This genomic interval from Pseudopedobacter saltans DSM 12145 contains the following:
- a CDS encoding thiazole synthase; the encoded protein is MKIADKEFQSRLFIGTGKYSSNEQMEASIRASGSELATVALKRVDMHSKEDDILRHLKHPRINLLPNTSGVRNAKEAVFAAELARQALETDWVKLEIHPDPKYLMPDPIETLLATEALAKMGFVVLPYIHADPVLCKRLEEVGTAAVMPLGAPIGSNKGLKTFDFLEIIIAQSKVPVIVDAGIGAPSDAAKAMEMGADAVLVNTAIAVSADPVKMAEAFKLAVISGRMAYEAKLSKLSDFAVASSPLTSFLDE
- the thiH gene encoding 2-iminoacetate synthase ThiH, which gives rise to MNSFKDCFEQYKWSEVKESIYGKTKIEVEEALHKSVRSLEDFKALISPAASSYLEPMAKLSQNLTQKRFGKTIQMYIPLYLSNECNNICTYCGFSLDNKIKRKTLSPIELMQEVSVIKKMGYNHVLLVSGEANLTVGVEYFKQALKLVRPHFSHISMEVQPLDQQDYEELIPLGLNTVLVYQETYHQEDYKKHHPKGKKSNFLYRLETPDRLGRANIHKMGLGVLIGLEDWRTDNFFTALHVDYLEKTYWQTKYSLSFPRLRPFSGGLEPKVEMSDRELVQLICAYRIFNEEVELSISTRESENFRNHIFQLGITSMSAGSKTNPGGYYCAMESLEQFEISDERSPKQIAEVITSKGYEPVWKDWDSFM
- a CDS encoding thiamine phosphate synthase encodes the protein MISKIQYISQPDSRGSHITNVQKALDAGCTWIQLRIKNKPLDWVYREAESAKVLCKSYQSRLIINDFIQLAKDLDSDGVHLGLQDGSVTVAREILGWDKIIGGTANTFDDVVKRSGEQVDYIGLGPYAFTQTKEKLSPILGLLSYEQILAQMKVSGINIPIIAIGGIQIKDMRALSKLGIYGFAISGLLNSLSNPEDIFGMLLKQ